A single genomic interval of Klebsiella sp. RHBSTW-00484 harbors:
- a CDS encoding IS110-like element IS4321 family transposase: MENIALIGIDLGKNSFHIHCQDRRGKAVYRKKFTRPKLIEFLATCPATTIAMEACGGSHFMARKLEELGHSPKLISPQFVRPFVKSNKNDFVDAEAICEAASRPSMRFVQPRTESQQAMRALHRVRESLVQDKVKTTNQMHAFLLEFGISVPRGAAVISRLSTILEDNSLPLYLSQLLLKLQQHYHYLVEQIKDLESQLKRKLDEDEVGQRLLSIPCVGTLTASTISTEIGDGKQYASSRDFAAATGLVPRQYSTGGRTTLLGISKRGNKKIRTLLVQCARVFIQKLEHQSGKLADWVRDLLCRKSNFVVTCALANKLARIAWALTARQQTYVA, translated from the coding sequence ATGGAAAACATTGCGCTCATTGGTATCGATCTGGGTAAAAACTCTTTCCATATTCATTGCCAGGATCGTCGCGGGAAGGCTGTTTACCGTAAAAAATTTACCCGGCCAAAGTTGATCGAATTTTTGGCGACATGCCCCGCTACAACCATCGCAATGGAAGCCTGTGGCGGTTCTCACTTTATGGCACGCAAGTTGGAAGAGTTGGGGCATTCCCCAAAGCTGATATCACCACAATTTGTCCGCCCGTTCGTTAAAAGCAATAAAAACGACTTTGTCGACGCCGAAGCTATTTGTGAAGCTGCATCGCGTCCGTCTATGCGTTTTGTGCAGCCCAGAACGGAATCTCAGCAGGCAATGCGGGCTCTGCATCGTGTCCGTGAATCCCTGGTTCAGGATAAGGTAAAAACAACCAATCAAATGCATGCTTTTCTGCTGGAATTTGGCATTAGCGTTCCCCGAGGAGCTGCCGTTATTAGCCGACTGAGTACCATTCTTGAGGATAATAGTTTGCCTCTTTACCTCAGCCAGTTATTGCTGAAATTACAACAGCATTATCACTATCTTGTTGAGCAGATTAAAGATTTGGAATCCCAGTTGAAACGAAAGTTGGACGAAGATGAGGTTGGACAGCGCTTGCTGAGCATTCCCTGCGTCGGAACACTGACAGCGAGTACTATTTCAACTGAGATTGGCGACGGGAAGCAGTACGCCAGCAGCCGTGACTTTGCGGCGGCAACAGGGCTTGTACCTCGGCAGTACAGCACGGGAGGTAGGACGACATTGCTGGGAATTAGTAAGCGAGGTAATAAAAAGATCCGAACTTTGTTGGTTCAATGTGCCAGGGTATTCATACAAAAACTGGAACACCAGTCTGGCAAATTGGCCGATTGGGTCAGGGATTTACTGTGCCGGAAAAGCAACTTTGTCGTCACTTGTGCTCTGGCAAACAAGCTGGCCAGAATAGCCTGGGCCCTAACGGCACGACAGCAAACTTATGTAGCATAA
- a CDS encoding Tn3-like element ISPa38 family transposase gives MPRRSILSAAERESLLALPDTKDELIRHYTFSESDLSIIRQRRGPANRLGFAVQLCYLRFPGVILGADEPPFPPLLRLVANQLKVGIESWDEYGQREQTRREHLVELQTVFGFQPFTIGHYRQAVQLLTELAMQTDKGIVLARALIEHLRRQSVIVPALNAVERASAEAITRANRRLYDALAEPLTDVHRRRLDDLLKRRDNGKTTWLAWLRQSPVKPNSRHMLEHIERLKAWQALDLPSGIERLVHQNRLLKIAREGGQMTPADLAKFEPQRRYATLVALAIEGMATVTDEIIDLHDRILGKLFNAAKNKHQQQFQASGKAINAKVRLFGRIGQALIEAKQAGRDPFAAIEAVMSWDAFAESVTEAQRLAQPEDFDFLHRIGESYATLRRYAPEFLDVLKLRAAPAAKDVLDAIEVLRSMNSDNARKVPTDAPTEFIKPRWQKLVMTDTGIDRRYYELCALSELKNALRSGDIWVQGSRQFKDFEDYLVPPAKFASLKQASELPLAVATDCDQYLHDRLTLLETQLATVNRMALANELPDAIITESGLKITPLDAAVPDTAQALIDQTAMILPHVKITELLLEVDEWTGFTRHFAHLKSGDLAKDKNLLLTTILADAINLGLTKMAESCPGTTYAKLAWLQAWHIRDETYGAALAELVNAQFRHPFAGHWGDGTTSSSDGQNFRTGSKAESTGHINPKYGSSPGRTFYTHISDQYAPFHTKVVNVGVRDSTYVLDGLLYHESDLRIEEHYTDTAGFTDHVFALMHLLGFRFAPRIRDLGDTKLYIPKGDATYEALKPMIGGTLNIKHVRAHWDEILRMATSIKQGTATASLMLRKLGSYPRQNGLAVALRELGRIERTLFILDWLQSVELRRRVHAGLNKGEARNALARAVFFNRLGEIRDRSFEQQRYRASGLNLVTAAIVLWNTVYLERAANALRGHGQAVDDGLLQYLSPLGWEHINLTGDYLWRSSAKIGAGKFRPLRPLQPA, from the coding sequence ATGCCCCGCCGTTCGATCCTCTCCGCCGCCGAGCGCGAAAGCCTGCTGGCGTTGCCGGACACCAAGGATGAGTTGATCCGTCACTACACGTTCAGCGAAAGCGACCTCTCCATCATCCGGCAGCGGCGCGGCCCGGCCAATCGGCTGGGCTTCGCGGTGCAGCTCTGCTACCTGCGCTTTCCCGGCGTCATCCTTGGCGCTGATGAGCCACCGTTCCCGCCATTGCTGAGACTGGTCGCCAACCAGCTCAAGGTCGGCATCGAAAGCTGGGACGAGTACGGGCAGCGTGAGCAGACCCGACGCGAGCACCTGGTCGAGCTGCAAACGGTGTTCGGCTTCCAGCCGTTCACGATTGGCCACTACCGGCAGGCTGTCCAGTTGCTGACCGAGCTGGCCATGCAAACCGACAAGGGCATCGTGCTGGCCAGAGCCTTGATCGAGCACCTGCGGCGGCAGTCGGTCATTGTGCCCGCCCTCAACGCCGTCGAGCGGGCGAGCGCCGAAGCGATTACCCGCGCCAACCGGCGTCTCTACGACGCCTTGGCTGAGCCGCTGACGGACGTGCATCGCCGTCGCCTCGACGATCTGCTCAAGCGCCGCGACAACGGCAAGACGACGTGGCTGGCCTGGCTGCGGCAATCCCCGGTCAAACCGAACTCGCGGCACATGCTGGAACACATCGAACGCCTCAAGGCGTGGCAGGCGCTCGACCTGCCCTCCGGCATCGAGCGGCTGGTTCACCAGAACCGGCTGCTCAAGATCGCCCGCGAGGGCGGCCAGATGACGCCCGCCGACCTGGCGAAGTTCGAGCCGCAGCGGCGTTACGCGACCCTGGTGGCGCTCGCCATCGAGGGCATGGCCACCGTCACCGACGAAATCATCGACCTGCATGACCGCATCCTGGGCAAGCTGTTCAATGCCGCCAAGAACAAGCATCAGCAGCAGTTCCAGGCATCCGGCAAGGCGATCAATGCCAAGGTGCGGCTGTTCGGGCGCATCGGCCAGGCGCTGATCGAGGCCAAGCAAGCGGGCCGCGATCCGTTCGCCGCCATCGAGGCCGTCATGTCCTGGGATGCTTTCGCCGAGAGCGTCACCGAAGCGCAGCGGCTCGCGCAACCCGAGGACTTCGATTTCCTGCACCGCATCGGCGAGAGCTACGCCACGCTGCGCCGCTACGCGCCGGAATTTCTCGACGTGCTCAAGTTGCGGGCCGCGCCCGCCGCCAAGGACGTACTCGACGCCATCGAGGTGCTGCGCAGCATGAACAGCGACAACGCCCGCAAGGTGCCCACCGACGCGCCGACCGAGTTCATCAAGCCGCGCTGGCAGAAGCTGGTGATGACCGACACCGGCATCGACCGGCGCTACTACGAACTGTGCGCGCTGTCGGAGCTGAAGAACGCGCTGCGCTCCGGCGACATCTGGGTGCAAGGCTCGCGCCAGTTCAAGGACTTCGAGGACTACCTGGTGCCGCCCGCGAAATTCGCCAGCCTCAAGCAGGCCAGCGAATTGCCGCTGGCCGTGGCCACCGATTGCGACCAGTACCTGCATGACCGGCTGACGCTGCTGGAAACGCAGCTCGCCACCGTCAACCGCATGGCGCTGGCCAACGAGCTGCCGGACGCCATCATCACGGAGTCGGGCCTGAAGATCACGCCGCTCGATGCGGCGGTGCCCGATACCGCACAGGCCCTGATCGACCAGACGGCGATGATCCTACCGCACGTCAAGATCACCGAATTGCTGCTGGAGGTAGACGAATGGACGGGCTTCACCCGGCACTTCGCCCACCTGAAGTCAGGCGACCTGGCCAAGGACAAAAACCTGTTGCTGACCACGATCCTCGCCGACGCGATCAACCTGGGCCTGACCAAGATGGCGGAATCGTGCCCCGGCACGACCTACGCCAAGCTGGCCTGGCTGCAAGCCTGGCACATCCGCGACGAAACCTACGGGGCGGCACTGGCCGAGCTGGTCAACGCGCAGTTCCGACATCCCTTCGCCGGGCATTGGGGCGACGGCACCACGTCATCGTCGGACGGCCAGAACTTCCGCACCGGCAGCAAGGCCGAGAGCACCGGCCACATCAATCCGAAATACGGCAGCAGCCCAGGGCGGACGTTCTACACCCATATCTCCGACCAGTACGCGCCGTTCCACACCAAGGTCGTGAACGTCGGCGTGCGCGACTCGACCTACGTGCTCGACGGCCTGCTGTATCACGAATCCGACCTGCGGATCGAGGAGCACTACACCGACACGGCAGGGTTCACGGACCACGTCTTCGCGTTGATGCACCTGCTGGGCTTCCGCTTCGCCCCGCGCATTCGTGACCTGGGCGACACCAAGCTCTACATCCCGAAGGGCGATGCCACCTACGAGGCGTTGAAACCGATGATCGGCGGCACGCTCAACATCAAGCACGTCCGCGCCCATTGGGATGAAATCCTGCGGATGGCCACCTCGATCAAGCAGGGCACGGCGACGGCCTCGCTGATGCTCAGGAAGCTTGGCAGCTACCCGCGCCAGAACGGCCTGGCCGTCGCCCTGCGTGAGCTGGGACGCATCGAGCGCACACTGTTCATCCTGGACTGGCTGCAAAGCGTCGAGCTGCGCCGCCGCGTGCATGCCGGGCTGAACAAAGGCGAGGCGCGCAACGCGCTGGCCCGCGCCGTGTTCTTCAACCGCCTGGGGGAAATCCGCGACCGCAGCTTCGAGCAGCAGCGCTACCGGGCCAGCGGCCTCAACCTGGTGACGGCGGCCATCGTGCTATGGAACACGGTCTATCTGGAGCGGGCCGCGAACGCCTTGCGTGGCCACGGTCAAGCCGTCGATGACGGCCTGTTGCAGTACCTGTCGCCGCTCGGCTGGGAGCACATCAACCTGACCGGCGATTACCTCTGGCGCAGCAGCGCCAAGATCGGCGCGGGCAAGTTCAGGCCGCTACGGCCGCTGCAACCGGCTTAG
- a CDS encoding nucleotidyltransferase family protein has translation MRPSVVLDMKRSAVREAVGRFRAANPRVFGSVLHGTDRDGSDLDLLVDALPGATLLDLGDLEEELKSLLGVDVDLLTPGDLPPKFRAKVLAEAQPI, from the coding sequence ATGCGACCGTCTGTTGTGCTTGACATGAAGCGAAGCGCAGTGCGTGAAGCGGTAGGCCGCTTTCGCGCCGCGAACCCGCGCGTCTTCGGCTCGGTGCTGCATGGCACCGACCGGGATGGCAGCGACCTCGACCTGTTGGTCGATGCGCTGCCCGGTGCCACGTTGTTGGACTTGGGCGATTTGGAAGAAGAACTGAAATCGCTGCTCGGCGTTGACGTCGATCTGCTGACTCCCGGCGACCTGCCGCCGAAGTTCCGGGCCAAGGTGCTCGCGGAGGCGCAACCGATATGA
- a CDS encoding HepT-like ribonuclease domain-containing protein, with the protein MSENRLPDYLDHIQQAATDARSFVEGMAKDDFLADKRTQQAVIMSLIVIGEAATKVMDGYVEFTQAHADVPWRSMRNMRNRMAHGYFDINLDVVWETVQEWLPALLQQLPAVRQDADDEDRNDNCERGISDDC; encoded by the coding sequence ATGAGCGAGAACCGCCTGCCCGATTACCTCGACCACATTCAGCAGGCCGCAACCGATGCGCGCAGCTTCGTGGAAGGGATGGCCAAGGACGACTTCTTGGCCGACAAGCGCACCCAGCAGGCCGTCATCATGAGCCTGATCGTCATCGGCGAGGCGGCCACAAAGGTGATGGATGGCTACGTCGAGTTCACCCAGGCGCATGCCGACGTGCCGTGGCGCAGCATGCGCAATATGCGTAATCGCATGGCTCACGGCTATTTCGACATCAACCTCGATGTGGTGTGGGAGACGGTACAGGAATGGCTGCCGGCGTTGCTCCAGCAATTGCCCGCCGTGCGTCAGGATGCCGACGATGAAGACCGTAACGACAACTGTGAAAGAGGGATCTCCGATGACTGTTGA
- a CDS encoding cupin domain-containing protein, with the protein MTVESRIFSVAEYVQPSEGEPIRSVVLETRDSIIVVWHVHPGQEIAAHIHPHGQDTWTVLSGMADYFQGNGIVRALREGEIAVARPGQVHGARNTGTEPFVLVSVVASANAGFVLAER; encoded by the coding sequence ATGACTGTTGAATCGAGAATATTTTCTGTAGCCGAGTATGTTCAGCCGTCCGAAGGCGAGCCTATTCGTTCCGTTGTGCTTGAAACCCGAGACTCAATTATCGTGGTTTGGCATGTCCATCCCGGGCAGGAAATTGCGGCTCACATTCATCCTCACGGCCAAGACACGTGGACTGTTTTGTCGGGAATGGCTGATTACTTTCAGGGCAATGGGATTGTTCGTGCCCTCAGGGAAGGTGAGATAGCCGTGGCAAGACCGGGCCAAGTGCACGGGGCGCGAAATACAGGTACCGAGCCATTTGTGTTAGTCTCGGTTGTGGCATCAGCCAATGCCGGTTTCGTATTGGCTGAGCGATAG
- a CDS encoding recombinase family protein gives MLIGYARVSTQDQNLELQREALSKAGCKKVFEDKVSGTRADRPGLAKTLEMLREGDTLVVWKLDRLGRSVKQLVDLVGDLHKHGVQFRSLTDSIDTGTPSGRFFFHVMASLAEMERELTVERTRAGLEVAKQLGRKGGRKPKMTDSKIESAKKLLASGVPPKDVAKNLGVSIPTLYRWVPASTHA, from the coding sequence ATGTTGATTGGCTATGCGCGCGTCTCGACGCAGGATCAGAACCTGGAGCTGCAACGCGAAGCCTTGAGCAAGGCCGGATGTAAAAAGGTCTTCGAGGACAAGGTGAGTGGCACGCGGGCAGACCGGCCTGGCTTGGCCAAGACGCTCGAAATGCTGCGCGAAGGCGATACTTTGGTCGTCTGGAAGCTCGACCGGCTGGGCCGGTCGGTCAAGCAACTGGTCGATCTGGTCGGCGATCTGCACAAGCACGGTGTCCAGTTCAGGAGCCTCACCGACTCCATCGACACCGGCACACCATCCGGGCGGTTCTTCTTCCACGTCATGGCGAGCCTTGCCGAAATGGAGCGCGAGCTGACCGTCGAGCGCACCCGCGCCGGGCTGGAAGTCGCCAAGCAGCTCGGCCGCAAAGGCGGCCGCAAGCCGAAGATGACCGACAGCAAGATCGAGTCGGCCAAGAAGCTGCTGGCCAGCGGGGTGCCGCCCAAGGACGTGGCCAAGAACCTCGGCGTGTCCATTCCGACGCTGTACCGCTGGGTGCCAGCCTCCACGCACGCTTAG
- a CDS encoding magnesium and cobalt transport protein CorA, which produces MTIIAAYYYNEGKRVREIRLDEHVELNENRSGFCWIALSEPTADELSAIQTTYNLHPLAIDNAMHPLCPPKLEVYNDELYVVAQTAELVGDRISYGKMAIFTGHNHLITVRHGNAGALGKLREQLEASPTQFGKGVDYVLHAILHRVVDQYLPIFEMIEDDVLAMERRSLHDFLEPEEVARIFELRSELTRFQRTLGAMAELVRKLVRGHFPCISAEMTPYFHDVADHVHRVQSMVDGLLLVLSTVFEASSLLEAQRIGVVTRQLAAWAAILAVPTAIAGIYGMNFKHMPELDTPYGYFVVLGVIAVFCLLLFMRFKKAKWL; this is translated from the coding sequence ATGACCATTATCGCCGCATATTATTACAACGAAGGTAAGCGAGTCCGTGAAATCAGGCTCGATGAGCACGTCGAACTAAACGAGAATCGCTCGGGCTTCTGCTGGATCGCGCTTAGCGAGCCCACCGCAGACGAACTCAGCGCGATCCAGACGACGTATAACCTCCATCCTTTGGCGATCGACAACGCCATGCACCCGCTGTGCCCGCCCAAGCTCGAGGTCTACAACGATGAGTTGTACGTCGTCGCCCAGACCGCCGAGCTGGTCGGCGACCGGATCAGCTACGGCAAGATGGCGATCTTCACCGGTCACAATCACCTTATCACCGTGCGGCACGGCAATGCCGGAGCGCTGGGCAAACTTCGGGAGCAACTCGAGGCATCGCCGACGCAGTTCGGCAAGGGTGTCGACTATGTGCTGCACGCGATCTTGCACCGAGTGGTCGACCAGTATCTGCCCATCTTCGAAATGATCGAGGACGACGTCCTGGCGATGGAGCGACGGTCGCTGCACGATTTCCTCGAGCCAGAAGAGGTGGCGCGAATCTTCGAACTAAGGTCCGAACTCACGCGGTTCCAGCGCACGCTCGGGGCTATGGCCGAGCTGGTGCGAAAGCTCGTTCGCGGCCACTTTCCCTGCATCAGCGCCGAAATGACACCATATTTCCACGACGTCGCGGACCATGTCCACCGCGTGCAGTCCATGGTCGACGGCCTCCTGCTTGTCCTGTCCACGGTCTTCGAGGCCAGCAGCCTTCTGGAAGCGCAAAGGATCGGTGTGGTCACTCGCCAGCTCGCGGCCTGGGCGGCGATCTTGGCGGTCCCGACGGCGATCGCCGGAATATATGGCATGAACTTCAAGCACATGCCGGAACTGGACACGCCATATGGCTACTTCGTCGTGCTCGGAGTGATAGCGGTGTTCTGCCTTCTCCTATTCATGCGCTTCAAGAAGGCCAAGTGGCTATGA
- a CDS encoding RidA family protein, producing MTTPSFFITPGYGTRLHDALHYSQAMRIGDRVEISGQGGWNDDLVIPESIEEEIEQAFKNVERTLATAGARWPHVVHVNSYHVGGFPPVINETMAKLYRHYMPDRAPIWTQLGIEALGLPTMRIEIRVTAIIA from the coding sequence ATGACAACACCTTCATTCTTCATCACCCCCGGATACGGGACGCGCCTGCATGACGCGCTTCATTATTCTCAGGCAATGCGCATTGGTGACCGCGTGGAGATCTCCGGACAGGGCGGATGGAACGACGATCTCGTCATTCCGGAGTCGATTGAGGAAGAGATCGAGCAGGCGTTCAAGAACGTGGAACGGACGCTCGCGACCGCCGGAGCACGCTGGCCGCATGTGGTCCACGTCAATTCCTATCACGTCGGTGGATTCCCTCCCGTGATCAACGAAACAATGGCCAAGCTGTATCGCCACTACATGCCCGACCGCGCTCCAATCTGGACGCAGTTGGGAATCGAAGCGCTGGGGCTTCCAACCATGCGTATCGAAATTCGCGTAACAGCTATCATCGCCTGA
- a CDS encoding MFS transporter produces MDTMRSAGKRGLVLAPVAALLLSVAALLLGNGLLSTLLIVRAGHKGFSTGAISAMMSFYFAGFTIGALVLPPIIVSVGHVRTFAGFAAIASMTALLHVAFVEPIAWMPLRLITGLAYAGMILATESWLNAHALPSTRGQLLSIFGVVSMGSWAIGQALLNIAPPADVTLFLIVSLLISAAVVPITLLPSHPPAQVEQEWVAFRDLVLVSPLAAAGAFLAGLAIGGFWGMGANFAQSIGLDVGGISAFMAAVLGGTLAFHWPLGWLSDRVPRNLVIAGAALASAASAIGVALAVEAPLPLLLAAGALFGGFGIPIYSLCLAVANDDLPAGRLLGTARGLLLLNGIGTAAGPLIGAAAMNIVGPGGLFLYAAALLTLLAVLAIARRQPRRANQAKAAPRSPSTPMITGSLDTMICMEKRAQGVRD; encoded by the coding sequence ATGGATACCATGAGGTCGGCGGGCAAGCGCGGCCTCGTTCTCGCGCCGGTGGCGGCGCTGCTGCTGAGCGTCGCCGCTCTGCTGCTGGGCAATGGCCTGCTGAGCACGCTCCTGATCGTGAGAGCCGGCCATAAGGGGTTCTCGACCGGCGCGATCAGCGCGATGATGTCCTTCTATTTCGCGGGTTTCACGATCGGCGCGCTCGTGTTGCCACCGATCATCGTCTCCGTGGGACATGTCAGAACCTTCGCCGGCTTCGCGGCCATTGCCTCGATGACCGCCCTTCTCCATGTGGCGTTCGTGGAGCCGATCGCCTGGATGCCGCTTCGCCTGATTACCGGCTTGGCCTACGCGGGCATGATCCTCGCAACGGAGAGTTGGCTCAACGCCCACGCATTGCCATCCACACGCGGGCAGCTCCTGTCGATATTCGGAGTTGTCTCTATGGGCTCATGGGCAATCGGGCAGGCGTTACTCAACATCGCACCGCCCGCCGACGTGACATTGTTCCTCATCGTGTCGCTGCTGATATCAGCGGCGGTGGTTCCGATCACCTTGCTGCCCAGTCATCCGCCGGCCCAGGTGGAACAGGAATGGGTCGCGTTCAGGGACCTCGTCCTCGTATCACCTCTCGCTGCGGCTGGCGCTTTCCTGGCCGGCCTGGCTATCGGTGGTTTCTGGGGCATGGGCGCGAACTTCGCCCAGAGCATCGGCCTCGATGTGGGCGGTATCTCCGCCTTCATGGCTGCGGTTCTTGGTGGAACGCTCGCCTTCCATTGGCCACTCGGTTGGCTTTCGGATCGAGTGCCCCGGAATCTTGTCATCGCCGGTGCGGCGCTGGCGTCCGCAGCGTCTGCCATCGGCGTAGCGTTGGCGGTGGAAGCGCCTCTGCCGCTGCTCCTTGCGGCAGGTGCGCTGTTCGGCGGCTTTGGCATCCCGATTTATTCGTTGTGTCTCGCCGTCGCAAACGACGATCTTCCGGCCGGTCGGCTACTCGGCACCGCGCGCGGGCTTCTGTTGCTCAACGGGATCGGGACAGCCGCTGGCCCCCTAATAGGAGCAGCTGCAATGAATATCGTCGGCCCTGGCGGCCTGTTCCTTTATGCGGCGGCGTTGCTCACGCTCCTGGCAGTGCTGGCCATCGCCCGCAGGCAGCCGAGGCGCGCCAACCAGGCCAAGGCGGCCCCCCGTTCTCCGAGCACGCCGATGATAACCGGATCTCTCGATACGATGATATGCATGGAGAAGCGGGCGCAGGGCGTGCGGGATTAG